CCCCCAACCCGGGGCTCACACGACAGGTCGCCCGCCGCCGGAGCGCCGAGCCACGAGGGCCGGGGTCACTCCCAGCGCGTGGCGAAGGTGAAGCCGACCGCCATGAAGGCGATGCCGACGACCAGGTTCTTCTGGTCGAGGTCGTTGAAGACCGGGACGTTGGAGGTGTCCTGGGCGATGGCGTAGTAGACGCAGATCCAGGCCAGGCCGATCAGGAAGCAGCCGAGCATGCCGACCACGACGCCGCGGCCGCGGCCGAGGGGGGTGGCCGGGTGGGCGGTGAGGATCAGGCCGACGAAGAAGACGCCGAAGCCGATCACGTAGTTCCAGCCGCCGAGGTCGCGCATGAAGCCGGGCCCGGTCGACTTGGGGTCGAGGACCTCGGGGGACGGGTCGGGGGCGCGGACGCCGAGGTAGTAGAACGCGATGTAGGCGATGCCCACCACGATCAGCAGCAGGGCGATCCCGAATCGGATGCTGAGGACCGGCCCCCGGTCGGGGTCGAAGGTCTGCTGCTTCGCCTTGAGCTTGGCCACGTGATGGATTCCTTCGGGTCGGTGAGTCGCGGGTTACCTTAGTCGGGTGCCGCCCCCCGACCGAAACGACCCCGGCGCCGAGCCCGACGTCGAGCCCGACGTCGAGCCCGACGTCGAGCAGCGCACCCCGCCCCGCACCGACCCACGCCGACACACCGGCTGGGGCTGGCGACTCGGCACGCCCGTGGTCGTGACCGCCGTCGGGGCGCTCTTCGTCATCAGCGCCACCAACAGCCAGGGCACCGACCTGCGCCCGGGGCGCTACACCGACCTGGCCAGCCTGACCGACAACGAGTCGCGCGCCTACCAGCAGCTCCAGGGCCGGGCGAGCGACCTCAAGACCGAGGTCGACCGGTTGACCCGCGACGTCGACGACAAGCGCGTACGCCGCACCGAGCGTCAGGCCGCCGCGCTGCGGTCGTCCGCCGGGCTGCGGGCGGTATCGGGCTCGGGGGTCAAGATCGTGCTGTCCGACGCCCCCGAGGACGTCTTGGAGGCGGCCCTGGCCGAGGCCGGCAGCGACGACCCCGCCGCCGACGTCAACCTGCAGCCGCTGGTGGTGCACCAGCAGGACATCCAGGCCGTGGTCAACGCGCTGTGGGCGGGCGGGGCGCGAGCCGTGACCGTGCAGGGCCAGCGGATCGTCACCACCACCGGCATCAAGTGCACCGGCTCCGCGGTCCAGCTGCAGGGCGTCCCCTACCCGCAGCCCTACACGATCGAGGCGGTCGGCGACCCCGCCGAGCTCGTCGCGTCGATCGACTCCGACGCCTGGACCACCGGCTTCCGCGCCGACGCCGGCCGCCCCGAGGTCGGGGTCGGGTGGGACCTCAGCGAGCAGGACCGCGTCGAGGCGCCGGCGTACGACGGCCTGCTCGACGTCGACCTGGCCAGGCCCCAACCCCGCTGACCCGCCCGGCCCCCGGGTCAGGGCGGCGGCGGTGTCGTCTCGGGCGGGTTGTCCGGAGGCGGCGTGGTCTCCCCCGGTGTGCTCGGCGGCGGTGACGTCGTGGTGGGTGCGGTGTAGACCGCGACGAAGACGGTCACGATGCCGCCCTCGTTGAGCAGGGTGCCGGGAGGCTGGGCCTGACGGACGACGCGGTTGTTCTCCTCCGGCTTGTCGGTCGGCTGCTCGACGATGTCGGGCTCGAACCCACGGCCCTTGATCTTGCGCTGGGCGAGGTCGCGGCTGTCGCCGACGACGTCGGGGACCTCCTCCTGCCCGTCGGAGTAGAAGAGCGTGATCCGGGTGCCCTTGGCGACCTCGGTGCCACCGGCGGGGTCCTGGCGCAGGATCTCCCGCTCGGGCTCGTCGCTCTCCTCCTCCTTCTTGGTGACCACGAACCCGGCCTGCTTGAGCTCGGCCTCGGCGTCCTCGAGCGACTTGTTCGTCACGTCGGGCACGGACACCTCGGCCTGACCGATCGAGATGGTCAGCTCGATCGCGGTGCCCGGCTCCTGGTAGGAGTCGCCGGCGGGGGACTGGTCGATCACGTTGCCGCTCGGCTCGGTGTCGCTGTTGACCGAGGTCGGGGGCTCCTTGACCGAGAAGCCGGCCGCGCCGATCTCGGTGCGGGCCTGCTGCTCGGTCATCCCGACGACGTTGGGCACGGCCTTCGTCTCGGGCGAGTCGGGGAAGAGCGAGTCCTTGACCAGGAACCACCCGGCGATGAGCAGCGCCACGGTGAGCAGTCCGAGCACGAGCCACAGGCCCGTGCGCGGTGGGCTGTCGTCCGGCGCCAGCGGCGTCGGCTCGGGGCGGCGCGGCGGGGTGGCGGCCACCGCCGGGACAGGAGTGGGGACGGGGACCGGGCGCGGGGGCTCGGGGGCCGCCACGGGGTGCGCCGCCGCCTCGACCGGTCGTCCGGCCAGGTAGCGCTCGATGTCGGTGCGCATCGCCGCGGCCGACTGGTAGCGGTCCTCGAGTCGCTTGGCCAGCGACTTCATCACGATGGCGTCGACGGCCGGGCCCAGGTCGGTGTCGTGGTCGGACGGCGGGTCGGCCTGCTCGCGCACGTGCTGGTAGGCGACGGCGACCGGGCTGTCGCCGACGAACGGCGGCCGGCCGGTGAGCAGCTCGTAGAGCAGGCAGCCCGCGGAGTAGACGTCGGAGCGCGAGTCGACCTGCTCGCCCCGGGCCTGCTCGGGGGAGAGGTACTGCGCGGTGCCGACGACCGCGGCGGTCTGGGTCATGGAGTTGGCGGCGTCGCTCATCGCCCGGGCGATGCCGAAGTCCATCACCTTGACGTCGCCGCTGGGGGTGAGCATCACGTTGCCGGGCTTGATGTCGCGGTGGATGATGCCGGCGCGGTGGCTGTAGTCGAGGGCCGAGAGCACGCCGCTGGTGATCTCGAGGGCCCGCTCGGGCAGGATCTTGCGGCCCTCGCGCAGGATGTCGCGCAGGGTGCGCCCGGCGACGTACTCCATCACGATGTAGGGCTGGGCGACGCCGCTGCCGTCGGTGGCGGGCTCCTCGCCGGTGTCGTAGACCGCGACGATCGAGGGGTGGTTGAGCGAGGCAGACGACTGCGCCTCGCGCCGGAAGCGGGCCTGGAAGGTGGCGTCGCTGGCCAGGTCGGTGCGCAGCCGCTTGACCGCGACGATGCGACCGAGGCGGGAGTCGGTGCCCTTGCGGACCTCGGCCATGCCGCCGCGCCCGAGCAGCTCGCCCAGCTCGTAGCGGCCGCCGACCACGGTGGGGCCGGACTCGTCGGACCTGTGGTCGTTCACGGGGTGGGCACTCCCTCGGTGGGCGGTGTGACGGGATCGCTGGGGGGCGGCGACGAGGGCGGGGAGGTCGGCGGGGACGACGGCGGCGACGAGGGCGGGGAGGACGGCGGGGACGACGGCGGCGACGAGGGCGGCTCGCTCGTCGGGGTCTCCGGTGCGTCGTCCCAGTAGGTCACCGTGATGGTCTCGCCGGGCTGGACGTCGCCGCTCGGGGACACGGCGGTGACCTGTCCGTCGAGGTCGGGGTTGTCGTTGTCCTGCCCGTTGCGCTGGACCCGGAGGTCGAGCTCGCGCAGGTCGGCCTCGACGTCGTCGACCTGCTGGCCGACGTAGAGGCCCTCGTCGACCGAGACCGTGCCGGGTGCGGTGCTGGTCGGTGTCGTCTCAGTAGGCGCTGTCGACCGGCCCGTGGTGCTGGGGGGAGTGGAGGCCGGTTCGGAGTCGTCGTCGTTGCCGGTGAGCAGCAGGATCACGACGACGGCCAGCGCCACCACGAGGAGCACGACGAGCACGAGGGGCCAGGGGTTGGTGCGCTCGTCGTCGGCGACGGGGGTGCTGCTCGTCGCCGGGGCGGCCGCGGGCTCGTGGGCGGGCTCGTAGGACGGCTCGTAGGGCGTGGCCGCGAGCACCTGGGTCTGGGTGGCGTCGGACGCTGGCACCACGGGCGCGACCGCGGGCGGGCGCTGGACGGCCGCCGTGGCCGGGTCGCGCAGCGCCGCGGCGAACGCCGCCCCGTCGGGGTAGCGGTCCTCGGGGCTCTTGGACAGCGCGCGGGTGACGACCGCGGCCAGGTCGGCCGGCACCCGGGCGGGCAGCGACGGGACGGGCTCGCGGATGTGGGCGAGCGCGGTCGCGACGGGCGACTCGGCGTCGAAGGGTCGTCGTCCGGCCAGGCACTCGAAGGCCACGACCCCGAGGGCGTAGACGTCGGAGGCGGCGGTGGCAGGGCGGCCCTCGGCCTGCTCGGGGGAGAGGTACTGGGGGGTGCCCATGACCGCACCGGTGCGGGTGATGCCGACGCCGTCGGCGGCGCGGGCGATGCCGAAGTCGGTGACCTTGACCTTGCCGGCCGGGGTGACGATCAGGTTGGCGGGCTTGACGTCGCGGTGGATGATGCCGGCGCGGTGGGCGGCACCGAGGGCCTCACCGACCTGGGCCAGCAGGTCGCGGACCGCCACCGGGTCGAGGTCGCGCCCGGCCCCGATCAGGGCCGAGAGCGGCTGGCCCTCGACCAGCTCCATCACCAGGAACGGGCGGGGGTGGCCGGAGCCGTCGGTGGCGTCACGCTCACCGACGTCGTAGACGGCCGCGACCCCGGGGTGGTGCAGGGCGGCGGCGTGCCGCGCCTCGGTCTCGAAGCGGGAGCGGAAGACGGGGTCGTCGGCGTACTCGGTCTTGAGCAGCTTGACGGCGACCTCGCGCCCGAGGGCGGTGTCGGTGGCCCGCCACACCTCGCCCATGCCGCCCGTGGCGATCCGGGAGTCGAGCCGGTAGCGGCCGGCCGTGTCGGCGAACTCCTGCGACTCGGTCATCTCGTACTCCTCACCCTGGTCTGGCTCACTTGTCGAGCACCGCTTCCATCACGGCCTTGGCGATGGGACCGCCCAGGCGTCCGCCGGCGATCTCCTGGCCCGGCGCCTCCTCGATCATGACGGCGACCGCCACGTCGGCGTCACCGGCGGGGGCGAAGGACACGAACCAGCCGTAGGGAGGCTTGCCGGCCACGCCGCGCTGGGCGGTGCCGGTCTTGCCGGCGACCTCGACGTCCTCGATCTGGGCCGGCGTGGCCGTGCCCTCGTCGACGGTGGAGACGAGCACGTCGGTGAGGGTCTTCGCGGTCTCGGAGGAGATGGCGCGCGACAGCTCCTCGGGCTCGGTCGTCTCGGCGTCGTAGTCGGCCTGCTGGACCTCGTCGACGATGTAGGGCCGCATGACGACCCCGTCGTTGGCGATCGCGCCGGCGACCATCGCCATCTGCAGCGGGGTCGCCTGCACCTCGAACTGGCCGATGCCGGTCTGGCCGACCTCGGGCGGGGTGAGGTCGGAGGGGAACGCCGAGCGGACCTGGCCGTCGAGGTCCTCGAGGTAGTCGCTGTTGAACCCGAACTTCTCGGCCTGGCGCAGCATCCCCTCGGAGCCGACCTTGATGGCCAGCTGGGCGAAGGTCGTGTTGCAGGACTGCTCCATCGCCTTGCGCAGGGTGAGCCCGTCGGCCGGGCAGGAGCGGCCCTCGTTGTCGATCTGGCCCGTGGCGCCGGAGGTCTGCGGCAGCTGGAAGGTGTCGCCGCCGGGGACGATGTCGTCGGGGCCGTCGTAGTCACCCGACTCGAGCGCTGCCGCCGCGGTGACCAGCTTGAACGTGGAGCCGGGCGCCAGGCGCTTCTGGATGCCGCGGTTGAGCAGCGGCTCGCTGCTGTCGCGCTCGAGCGTCTGGTAGAGCTTGTCGCGGGCCGCGAAGTCGTGGGTCGCGAGGCGGTTGGGGTCGAAGCTCGGCACCGAGACCATCGCCAGGATCTTGCCGGTCTTGGGCTCGATCGCCACGACGGAGCCCTCGACCCCGTCGCCGAGCGCCGTCAGCCCCTTGTACGCCGCCCGCTGGGCGTCGGGGTCGAGCGTCAGCTGGACGCTGCCCCCCTTGGGCGGCTTGTTGCCGAGCAGCTCGACCAGGTTGCTGATGAACAGGCGCGGGTCGTCGCCCGAGAGCACCTTGTTCTGCGACGACTCGATGCCGGTGCTGGAGCCGAACGAGAAGTAGCCGGTGACCGGGGCGTAGAGCCCGCGGTCGGGGTAGGTGCGTAGGAACTTGAACTCGTCGTCGACGGCCTTGCTCTGCGCGATCGGGGTGCGCCCGACCAGGATGGCGCCGCGCTCGCTGGAGTAGGCGGCCTCCTTGACGCGGCGGTTCTCGGGGCGCTTGTCGAGGCTGTCGGCGGCGACGAACTGGTAGTAGGTCGCGTTGAGCATCAGCGCCAGGAACAGCAGCATGAAGAAGATGGAGACGGTGCGGATCGGCTTGTTCATCGCGAGACCTTGATCAGCTGGGTGGCCTCGTTGGCCTCGGCCTGCTCGTCGACGGGCTCGAGGGCGGGCAGGGGGCGGCGGGCCTGGTCGGAGATGCGCAGCAGCAGCGCCACGACGACCCAGCTCGCCACCAGCGAGGAGCCGCCGTAGGACAGGAACGACGTGGTGAGCCCGGTGAGCGGGATGAGGCGGGTGACGCCGCCGATGACGACGAACACCTGCAGCGCGATGATGCCGGCGAGCCCGGTCGCCATCAGCTTGCCGAACCCGTCGCGCGAGATCACCGCGGTGCGCAGGGCCCGCTCGACGAGCAGGCCGTAGAGGACCAGGACGGCCAGGACGGCGGTCAGGCCGAGCTCCTCGCCGATCGAGGCCATGATGAAGTCGGACTCGGCGTAGGAGGTGCGCGCCGGGTCGCCGCCGCCGAACCCGCGGCCGATGAGCCCGCCCCAGGCGAACCCGAAGAGACCCTCGACGAGCTGGTCGCTGTTCTGGCCGAGCGGGCCGCGGTAGTACTCGAAGGGGTGCAGCCAGGTGTCGACGCGGACGCGCACGTGGCCGAACAGCCGGTAGGCCGCGGTGGCCCCGGCGAAGAACATCACGCCGCCCACGATGATCCACCCGGGCCGCTCGGTGGCGACGTAGAGCATCAGCAGGAAGAGGCCGAAGAAGAGCAGGCTGGAGCCGAGGTCCTTCTGGAACACCAGGATGCCGAGGCTGACCAGCCACATCGCCACGATCGGGCCCAGGTCGCGCCCGCGCGGCAGGTCGACGAACAGCACCCGGCGCCCGGCCAGCGCCAACGCGTCGCGGTGGAGCACGAGGTAGCCGGCGAACGCGACGACCAGCAGCACCTTGGCGACCTCGCCGGGCTGGAAGCTGAAGGGGCCGACGCCGATCCAGATACGGGCGCCGTTGATGTTCTTGCCGATGCCGGGAAGGATCGGCATGAGCAGCAGCACGATCGCGAGCAACCCGAACGTGTAGGTGAACCGGGCCAGCACCCGGTGGTCGCGCAGCACGAGCAGGGTGCCGGCGAAGAGGATGACGCCGACCGTCATCCAGGTCAGCTGCTGGCGGGCGAAGGTGTGGTCCTCGGCCAGGTCGATGCGGTGGATGACCGCCAGGCCCAGCCCGTTCAGGGCCGCCACGACCGGCAGCATCACCGGGTCGGCGTACGGCGCCACGAGCCGCACCACGACGTGGGCGCCGACCATCAGCGCCGCGAGCCAGCCGCCGTAGCCGATGATGTCGGGCGGCACCTTGCCCTGGACGCCGAGACCGACCGCGGCGTAGCCGCCCACGCCGACCCCGAGTGCGAGTACGAGCAGGAACAGCTCGGCCCCTCGACGCCGCCGGTGGACGAAGCCCATCAGCGTCGACGGGTTGCCCGGTGTGGTGGCCATCTGCTCAGCCGCCGGTCTCGTCGGTCTCGTCGGGCAGCCGCTTGGCGCCGAGCTCGTCGACCCGGTCGCGGGCCTCGGCGAGGTCGTCGACCGGGATGCCCTCGCGGACCAGGTTGCGGTCGAACTCCGCGAGCTCGTCGACGCGCAGCGTCGTCACGACGACGACCTCGGACAGGTCGAAGCCCGGGAGCGAGGCGTCGAGGCCGTGCTGGATGACCACCACGCCGTCCTCCTCGCCTACGTAGTACTGGCGCTGCACGTAGGACCACGCGGCGGCCGCGCCGATCCACAGCAGGCCGACGACGATCACCAGGACCATGACCCGGCGCAGCCACGTGTAGCGGGGCCGCGGCTGCGGGGCGTAGCGGGCGGCCTCGGGGTCGACCGGCCGCAGCGGGTCGGAGGCGACGGCGAACGGCAGGTTGGCGGGGAGGTCGGCCTCGACCGGCTCGAGCTCGCCGGTGTCGCCGGAGCGGTGGCCGCGGAACAGGCCGCGCGGCAGCTTGCGCTTGAGCTCGGCGGCCGCGCCGACGAGCATCGGCTCGAGCTCGGCGTACGCCGGGTCGGCCGCGGCGGCCTCGGGCGTCACGACGTCGGCGACGACGCACGTGACGTTGTCGGAGCTGCCGGCCTCGAGGCTGGCGCGGACCAGCTCGACGGCGGCGAAGTCGGGGGTGCCCATCGAGAGGATGTCGGCCAGCCGGCCGTCGTCGAGCACGCCGCAGGCGCCGTCGCTGCACAGGAACAACCGGTCGCCGTCGACGAGCTCGAGCATGAAGAGGTCGGGCTCGGCCTCGTGGATGCCGTCGAGCGCCTTGAGGATGAGGTTGCGGTTGGGGTGGACCCGCGCCTCGGCCTCGGTGATGCGGCCCTCGTCGATGAGGCTCTGCACGAAGGTGTGGTCGGTGGTGAGCTGACTGATCTCGTTGTCGCGGAAGAGGTAGGCGCGGCTGTCGCCGACGTGCCCGATGCCGACGCGACGGCCGTCGAAGAGCGCGACCGTGGCGGTGGTGCTGGTGCCGCTGATCGTGGGGTCGGCGTCGACGAGCCGCCCGATCTGCTCGTGGGCCGAGTGGAGAGCGCGGGTGACCCGGTCGAGCAGGGGTCCCTGGCCGTCGGGCGGGTCGGCGTCGAGGTTGCGCAGCTCGGAGACCGCGGTCGAGGAGGCGATGTCGCCGCGGGCGGCGCCACCGACGCCGTCGCAGACCGTCAGCAGCCACGGACCGGCGTAGCCGGAGTCCTGGTTGTCCTTGCGGACCCGGCCGACGTCGGAGATCGCCGAGTAGTGCAGCAGCAGGGGTTCGACCGGGGCGGGTGCGCCCGAGACCGTGGCGCTCTCGCGGGTGGCCTCCGGGTCGGCGCTCGCCTCGGCGGCCGCGTCGGGCTCCTGGGGGGTGCCGGTCACTTCTGCAGCTCCAGGATCGTCTTGCCGATGCGGACCTGGGTGCCGAGGGTGATCGTCGTCGGCTGGGTGATCCGGACGCTGCCGATGTAGGTGCCGTTGGTGGAGCCGAGGTCCTCGACGAACCACTGGTCGCCGGAGGCGGCGATGCGGGCGTGCCGGGTCGAGACGTAGTCGTCGTCGAGGCGGATCGCGGCGTCGGTGCCGCGCCCGATGAGGATGGGTGCGCGGTCGAGCCCGGCCGTCGCCCCGGTGTTGCTGCCCTGGGTGACCGCGACGCGCGTCGGCGAGCCGCGCCGCTTCGATGCCTTCTGCTTCGGCGGCTTGGGGGCGTCGGGGGCGCGCACGGTGCGCTGGGCCTCGGGCACCCGCGCGCCGAACATGTCGGAGCGGATCACCGAGATGGCGGCCAGCACGAAGATCCACAGGATCGCCAGGTAGGCGATCCGGATCAGGAAGTAGGTCAGCTCAGACACCGTGGGCCTCCTCGCGCACGATGCGCAGCGTCATCGTGGTGGTGCCGACCTTGACCTGGGAGCCCTCGCGCAGCGTGGCGCGGGGGACCTTGCGGCCGTCGACGGTGATGCCGTTGGTGGAGCCGAGGTCGTGGACCTCGACGAGCGGGTCCTGGCCCTCGCGGCCCAGGGTGATGTTGAACTCCAGGTGGCGCCGGCTGATGCCCGGGTCGTTGATGCGCAGGTCGGCGTCGGTTCCGCGGCCCACGACCAGCCCCGGCGGCAGCAGCGGGTGCTGGCTGCCGTTGACCTCGATCAGGGCCTGGGCCCGGGTGACCTGCGTGTGGGTGGCGGTGCCGACGACCTTGGCCTGGGCGGCGCTGCGGATGCGGAACCGGCCGGTCGTCAGGTCGCCGGCCTCCTCGAACCCGATCCGGATCGGACCGGGGAAGACGTAGGACTGCCCCTGGGCGTGCTCCTGGAGCTGGTCGGACAGCTCGCGCGCCAGCGTGGAGTCGTACGGCGCCAGGCGGCCCAGGTCGGTCGCCGACAGCTCGACGTGGAAGTCGTTGGGCACCATGCGCCGGTCGCGCGACAGGATCTGCGCGTTGTTGTCGATCTCGCGCTCGAGTGCGGCCGCGATCTCCACCGGCTGCACCGCGCTGCGGAAGGCCTTGGCGAACGCGCCGGAGATCATGGACTCCAGGCGTTGCTCGAAGCGCTGCAATCCCCCCACGACCCACCTCCTCGACACGGCACGCGCCACGAGACCCTCGCGTGGCATGACAACAGCCGGTCGGACGACCGGAAGTTCGCTCGATGGTAGCGAGACGAGGCCCGCGAGCCACGCAAGCAGGACCGGGGCGACCCGGCGTGTGCCGGGTCCGGGACGCTCACGGCGCTACCGGTTTGGGTGGTGATCGTGGGCTGGGCTAGTCTTCAGCGGCTACTTGCGCGAGTGGCGGAACGGCAGACGCGCTGGCTTCAGGTGCCAGTGTCCGAAAGGGCGTGGGGGTTCAAATCCCCCCTCGCGCACACAGACCGGCGCAGGGAACTTCCTGAAACGGTTTACGCAATGGAGAGGCCCCTGACCTGGGACGATGGTCAGGGGCCTTCTCCGTTCGGCCGGCAGAAGAGGAGGCGGAGTTGAACCCGCAAGCTCTACCTGCCCGCTGTGGGCCGCTATGGGGTCTGCTCCGCCCAGGCCAGGCGAAACTGAACACCCCACGACGGCCCCGCCGACCCCGGGGAGCATCCTCACCGATGGGGCAGCCGCGTCGTCCTGACCCGCACACCACACTCCACGCCGTGCCAGAGTCACGCGCCGATGACCGTCCGGCTCCCGCCCTTCCCGGTTGAATCGTTGGGTTCTGGTCGGGTCGCCGTGCGCTGGTGCGGTGCGGTGCGGTGCAGTCAGGGGGGTCCGTCGAGTGGGGAACTGGCCAACTGGTGGTTAGACAGGATGCGTTTAAACAGTTGCGTCGTGAGCCGAACGCGGACAACACCCCCTGCTGCCCATCTGCCCAGCTGCCGACCTGCCAGCCCCTGCCGGCCTGACCCAGCTCGCTGGACGACGTGGAGCGACCGACCACGGAATCTCTCCGTTTCGCGCAACGAAGTGGTGCTCGACGAACCGGCCCTCGCCCACGGCCGATGCAACGAGGACGGCCGCTAGGTTCGCCGCCGCATACCGGCATCGCTCAACCACCAAACTGTTTAAACAGTTGGTCGTACACTTAGCCAGTGCACAGCGACCGAGGGATGACGCGATGATCGAGGTGGACAGCGTCGAGACACTGGACGAGCTGCTAGGCGAGCTCCGCACCCTCAAGGTCGACCATCAGGTCGTGGAAGCCAAGGCCTCCCGCAAGGCACTCCCAGATTCCCTCATGGAGTCCGTCAGTGCCTTCGCCAACACCGACTCTGGCGGTCTCATCCTCCTCGGAGTGGACGAGAACGATGGCGCGTTCGACGTCGTAGGGGTCGAGAACCCCAAGCCAGTGCACGACACCTTCGCTGCGCGATGTGCGCTCCTCGACCCACCGATGCGCCTGGCCATCTACGCGCTCGACCACCCAGACGGTGTCGTCCTCACTGCCCGGGTCCCGTCGGTTCCGAGGCACCAAAGACCATGCCATCGCCAAGGCGAGCCCTACACCAGCTCCTACATCAGAGTCGGTGACCGCGATGACCTGATGAGTCGACCCGAGGTCGATGACCTGCTCGCGAACCGGACGGGCAAAGACCACAGTGCCCGCGCCGCACCCGAGGCAGCGATGCTCCGAACAGATCTCGTTGAAATGTTCCTCACTGCCGCCAGGCAGGTAACGCCTCGCAACGAGGAACTGCCCCCCGACCGCCTCATGCACAAGTACCGAATCACAGACGACGCCGGTACGCCGACGCTGGCGGCCATCCTCGCCCTCGGAGACAGCCCCGAGTCACAAACCCCAGCGGCCCGCGTTTCGTACCAGGTCGCGCCTGCGGCGGGCGACGACTCCGTCCGTTTTGCGACAGCAACTCACCTCGAGGGGACTATCGGGGAAATCCTCGACGAGGGCATCGCACTACTGCGCCGCGACCTGAGGAGCAGTGTCGCGTCGCGTTCCGACGGCCACGTGGTGAACCGCTTGGAGGTACCGGTCGAGGCGCTTCGAGAGATCCTCGGCAACGCACTTGTCCACCGCAGCTTCGCCCCGGGTCAAGACCAGTCCTCGTCGCGGCTCGTCGTCCAGGACGACTACGTCTTGGTGACGAGTCCCGGCGGCATCCACGTCGACGTCGACCCCCGCGACCTAGGTCATGCCGCCACCCTCAGCACCCCCCGCAATCTCACGCTTACCAGGATCTGCGAACTGCTCACGACACCGAGTGGTGCCCGGCTGACCGAGGGTCAAGCCTCGGGTATCCGGGCAGCAGACCGGGCCTGCCACCAGACTGGCAACGCCCCGGCATTGTTTGCTTCCCGGCCGGCCCGCTTCTGCGTCGCCCTCTTCCGGGGTCCTCTCGACACAGCACGCACCGCCTCGCTCTACGACTCGTCAGGCTTCTCCCTGAACGTTCGCGAAGCTCGGATCGTGGCCTTCGCTCGGCGGCTCGAGGACTTCCTCGCTCAGGACCTCAGCTCGGACTTCAATGAGGTCCGCTTGGACGCACGCCTAGCGGCACGTCTCTTCGAGCGCACCGACCAGGAGCGAGTCACAGTTGAACTCGCCGGGCTCGAGGAACGGGGAATCCTCCGCAGCCGCCGTATCGCCGACCGCGTCGCTTGGTCACTCACCCCGACCGAAGAGCTACGCGGCGGCGCGCCGGGAGAGCCGGACGGCGGCGATTCCGGAACCAAGCGCCCCCGCCGTAAGAGTCGCTCTGAGCAGATATCAGTCCTCCTCAGCGCGATCACCGAGGCAAGACATAGCGAGGTGAGGCTGAGCGACGCCATGGACGCGCTGGGAGTGTCGCGCGCGACGGCAAACACCGTCATCCGGATCGCCGCGGAAAAGGGTCTCGTCGAGGCAACGACTGATGTGGTCCACTCCCCGAATCGTGCATACCGCCTGACTCCGACTGGCGAGGCTGCCGCAGCCCGCAGGCGCCGCTAGGTAGTGGTTTCGATCGATGTCGCCCACGCGGACTGCGTATCCGATGAGGTGGCGTTCTGAGATCATGAAGACCTCGTCAATCCATGTGGCATCAGCGAGAGCGGTGGCCGATCTCGGTGAGTCGGTGACTTGGAGCGAGTGCGCGCATGCACTCGCCGAGTAGGTGGACGGTTTCGTAGGCGATGCGAGGCCCTGTGGTCCGATTTCCGAGTCAGCTGGGACGGACCGCCGGATCAGACCCGGGGCGACTCAGTCGCCGCCACCAACCCGTTGGCCGACGAACTCCCGATGATCACGCTGCGTCGAGGGCTCGACCGCGCCAACTCGGTGGCCCCTGCGCTCACGGCGGCCGGCATTGAGAGGAGAGCGGTCCGTCCGTCCGCGGCCGGCGGGCGCACGGGCTAGACCACTCGGGGTGGAGCCGATGAAAGATTGCCAAACATGCCATCAAGGGTTGACGTGACTGGCAAGTCTTGTTCTGATCGTCATCCACCCCTGATCGAAGGCCGCGATGACCCAGACGAC
The Nocardioides plantarum genome window above contains:
- a CDS encoding cell division protein CrgA, whose translation is MAKLKAKQQTFDPDRGPVLSIRFGIALLLIVVGIAYIAFYYLGVRAPDPSPEVLDPKSTGPGFMRDLGGWNYVIGFGVFFVGLILTAHPATPLGRGRGVVVGMLGCFLIGLAWICVYYAIAQDTSNVPVFNDLDQKNLVVGIAFMAVGFTFATRWE
- a CDS encoding serine/threonine-protein kinase gives rise to the protein MTESQEFADTAGRYRLDSRIATGGMGEVWRATDTALGREVAVKLLKTEYADDPVFRSRFETEARHAAALHHPGVAAVYDVGERDATDGSGHPRPFLVMELVEGQPLSALIGAGRDLDPVAVRDLLAQVGEALGAAHRAGIIHRDVKPANLIVTPAGKVKVTDFGIARAADGVGITRTGAVMGTPQYLSPEQAEGRPATAASDVYALGVVAFECLAGRRPFDAESPVATALAHIREPVPSLPARVPADLAAVVTRALSKSPEDRYPDGAAFAAALRDPATAAVQRPPAVAPVVPASDATQTQVLAATPYEPSYEPAHEPAAAPATSSTPVADDERTNPWPLVLVVLLVVALAVVVILLLTGNDDDSEPASTPPSTTGRSTAPTETTPTSTAPGTVSVDEGLYVGQQVDDVEADLRELDLRVQRNGQDNDNPDLDGQVTAVSPSGDVQPGETITVTYWDDAPETPTSEPPSSPPSSPPSSPPSSPPSSPPTSPPSSPPPSDPVTPPTEGVPTP
- the pknB gene encoding Stk1 family PASTA domain-containing Ser/Thr kinase produces the protein MNDHRSDESGPTVVGGRYELGELLGRGGMAEVRKGTDSRLGRIVAVKRLRTDLASDATFQARFRREAQSSASLNHPSIVAVYDTGEEPATDGSGVAQPYIVMEYVAGRTLRDILREGRKILPERALEITSGVLSALDYSHRAGIIHRDIKPGNVMLTPSGDVKVMDFGIARAMSDAANSMTQTAAVVGTAQYLSPEQARGEQVDSRSDVYSAGCLLYELLTGRPPFVGDSPVAVAYQHVREQADPPSDHDTDLGPAVDAIVMKSLAKRLEDRYQSAAAMRTDIERYLAGRPVEAAAHPVAAPEPPRPVPVPTPVPAVAATPPRRPEPTPLAPDDSPPRTGLWLVLGLLTVALLIAGWFLVKDSLFPDSPETKAVPNVVGMTEQQARTEIGAAGFSVKEPPTSVNSDTEPSGNVIDQSPAGDSYQEPGTAIELTISIGQAEVSVPDVTNKSLEDAEAELKQAGFVVTKKEEESDEPEREILRQDPAGGTEVAKGTRITLFYSDGQEEVPDVVGDSRDLAQRKIKGRGFEPDIVEQPTDKPEENNRVVRQAQPPGTLLNEGGIVTVFVAVYTAPTTTSPPPSTPGETTPPPDNPPETTPPPP
- a CDS encoding DUF881 domain-containing protein — encoded protein: MPPPDRNDPGAEPDVEPDVEPDVEQRTPPRTDPRRHTGWGWRLGTPVVVTAVGALFVISATNSQGTDLRPGRYTDLASLTDNESRAYQQLQGRASDLKTEVDRLTRDVDDKRVRRTERQAAALRSSAGLRAVSGSGVKIVLSDAPEDVLEAALAEAGSDDPAADVNLQPLVVHQQDIQAVVNALWAGGARAVTVQGQRIVTTTGIKCTGSAVQLQGVPYPQPYTIEAVGDPAELVASIDSDAWTTGFRADAGRPEVGVGWDLSEQDRVEAPAYDGLLDVDLARPQPR
- a CDS encoding peptidoglycan D,D-transpeptidase FtsI family protein, with the translated sequence MNKPIRTVSIFFMLLFLALMLNATYYQFVAADSLDKRPENRRVKEAAYSSERGAILVGRTPIAQSKAVDDEFKFLRTYPDRGLYAPVTGYFSFGSSTGIESSQNKVLSGDDPRLFISNLVELLGNKPPKGGSVQLTLDPDAQRAAYKGLTALGDGVEGSVVAIEPKTGKILAMVSVPSFDPNRLATHDFAARDKLYQTLERDSSEPLLNRGIQKRLAPGSTFKLVTAAAALESGDYDGPDDIVPGGDTFQLPQTSGATGQIDNEGRSCPADGLTLRKAMEQSCNTTFAQLAIKVGSEGMLRQAEKFGFNSDYLEDLDGQVRSAFPSDLTPPEVGQTGIGQFEVQATPLQMAMVAGAIANDGVVMRPYIVDEVQQADYDAETTEPEELSRAISSETAKTLTDVLVSTVDEGTATPAQIEDVEVAGKTGTAQRGVAGKPPYGWFVSFAPAGDADVAVAVMIEEAPGQEIAGGRLGGPIAKAVMEAVLDK